A window from Salinigranum halophilum encodes these proteins:
- a CDS encoding 30S ribosomal protein S3 encodes MADEHQFIENGLQRSQIDEFFADELGRAGYGGMEVAKTPMGTQIVLKAEKPGMVIGKGGKNIRKVTRELEDRFNLDDPQIDVQEVDEPDLNARIVADRLANALERGWYFRKAGHTTIDRIMEAGALGAEIVLSGKVTGARSRVEKFNRGYIKHNGEPAEEIVDEGQGVAVMKLGTIGVTVKIIPPGAELPDDFSIEEDVEVEAVEQVAETGGESVEELLEEEPEEVPDFSEEDVEVPTDEPDEVLDEEVVEVEEEVVDEADEEVVDEPDDTEADEAAAEAAAEEALDEEVEAEAADLVAEMEAADDDEADEEEDA; translated from the coding sequence ATGGCAGACGAACACCAGTTCATCGAGAACGGACTTCAGCGCTCGCAGATCGACGAGTTCTTCGCGGACGAACTCGGTCGCGCCGGCTACGGCGGGATGGAGGTCGCGAAGACGCCGATGGGCACCCAGATCGTCCTCAAGGCCGAAAAGCCCGGGATGGTCATCGGGAAGGGCGGGAAGAACATCCGCAAGGTGACCCGCGAACTCGAAGACCGGTTCAACCTGGACGACCCCCAGATCGACGTCCAGGAGGTCGACGAACCCGACCTGAACGCCCGCATCGTCGCCGACCGCCTCGCCAACGCGCTCGAGCGCGGCTGGTACTTCCGGAAGGCCGGCCACACGACCATCGACCGCATCATGGAAGCCGGCGCACTCGGCGCCGAGATCGTCCTGAGCGGGAAGGTCACGGGCGCTCGCTCGCGCGTCGAGAAGTTCAACCGCGGCTACATCAAGCACAACGGTGAGCCCGCGGAGGAGATCGTCGACGAGGGTCAGGGCGTCGCCGTCATGAAGCTCGGTACCATCGGTGTCACGGTGAAGATCATCCCGCCGGGAGCCGAACTCCCCGACGACTTCTCCATCGAGGAGGACGTCGAGGTCGAGGCCGTCGAGCAGGTCGCCGAGACCGGCGGCGAGAGCGTCGAGGAACTCCTCGAGGAAGAGCCCGAGGAGGTCCCCGACTTCTCCGAGGAAGACGTCGAGGTCCCCACCGACGAGCCCGACGAGGTGCTCGACGAGGAGGTCGTCGAGGTCGAAGAGGAAGTCGTCGACGAGGCCGACGAGGAAGTCGTCGACGAGCCCGACGACACCGAGGCCGACGAAGCGGCTGCCGAGGCAGCCGCCGAAGAGGCGCTCGACGAGGAGGTCGAGGCGGAAGCCGCCGACCTCGTCGCCGAGATGGAAGCGGCCGACGACGACGAAGCCGACGAGGAGGAGGACGCGTAG
- the rpmC gene encoding 50S ribosomal protein L29 has translation MAILYTAEIRDMTPAERQAEVEELETELLNAKAVQAAGGAPDNPGRVKELKKTIARIKTIQTEEGDLE, from the coding sequence ATGGCGATCCTCTACACCGCGGAGATCCGCGACATGACGCCCGCCGAGCGACAGGCCGAAGTCGAGGAGCTCGAGACCGAGCTGCTCAACGCGAAGGCCGTCCAGGCGGCGGGTGGCGCGCCGGACAACCCCGGTCGCGTGAAGGAACTGAAGAAGACCATCGCCCGGATCAAGACGATCCAGACGGAAGAAGGCGACCTCGAATAA
- a CDS encoding ribonuclease P protein component 1 has translation MPLTPETLTRHELNGLPVEVKAAANPDLVGIAGRVVVETMRTLHIDDGSRVRQVPKQGTTFEFRLTTAETAEARPGDAPTVAAGARSRPADTDEAAEAAKASGTASELVSGPAESATDADSNGESVEAARVEAGEGVAYVTVDGTQLLSRPALRTENAGESTWR, from the coding sequence ATGCCGCTCACGCCCGAGACCCTGACTCGACACGAACTCAACGGCCTCCCCGTGGAGGTCAAAGCGGCCGCGAACCCCGACCTGGTCGGGATAGCGGGGCGTGTCGTCGTCGAGACGATGCGAACGCTCCACATCGACGATGGCTCTCGGGTGCGGCAGGTCCCCAAGCAGGGGACGACCTTCGAGTTCCGCCTCACGACCGCAGAGACGGCCGAAGCCCGGCCAGGCGACGCCCCTACCGTCGCCGCCGGTGCTCGGTCACGACCCGCAGACACAGATGAAGCCGCCGAAGCTGCGAAGGCTTCGGGGACCGCGTCCGAACTGGTTTCGGGACCCGCAGAATCCGCCACCGACGCCGACTCCAACGGTGAGTCGGTCGAGGCGGCACGGGTCGAAGCTGGCGAGGGCGTGGCCTACGTTACGGTGGATGGCACACAGCTGCTCTCACGACCCGCGCTCCGCACGGAGAACGCAGGTGAATCAACATGGCGTTAG
- a CDS encoding 30S ribosomal protein S17: MALGLNVPEPEEACSDQHCPFHGSLSVRGQTLEGTVASTDMDKTVVVEREYDVRVPKYDRYMKRRSRIPAHAPPCLGLEPGDTVRIAETRPLSKTKSHVVVERVGGDD, encoded by the coding sequence ATGGCGTTAGGACTTAACGTACCAGAACCGGAGGAGGCCTGCTCCGACCAGCACTGTCCGTTCCACGGATCGCTTTCCGTGCGCGGACAGACGCTGGAGGGCACCGTCGCCTCCACAGACATGGACAAGACCGTCGTCGTCGAGCGCGAGTACGACGTTCGCGTCCCCAAATACGACCGGTACATGAAGCGTCGGAGTCGGATTCCGGCCCATGCACCGCCGTGTCTGGGACTCGAGCCCGGCGACACGGTCCGTATCGCAGAGACACGACCGCTCTCGAAGACGAAATCGCACGTGGTCGTCGAACGCGTCGGGGGTGACGACTGA
- a CDS encoding 50S ribosomal protein L14: MEALKADVTRGLNRGALVTCADNTGARELKVISVHGYSGTKNRQPSAGIGDKVTVSVTKGTPEMRRQVLEAVIVRQRKTIRRPDGTRVKFEDNAAVVIDEMEEPRGTEIKGPIAREVAERFGSIASTATMIV; this comes from the coding sequence ATGGAGGCACTGAAGGCCGACGTCACTCGTGGCCTCAATCGCGGCGCGCTCGTCACGTGTGCGGACAACACCGGAGCCCGTGAGCTGAAGGTCATCAGCGTCCACGGCTACTCCGGCACGAAGAACCGACAGCCCTCGGCGGGTATCGGCGACAAGGTGACCGTCTCGGTCACCAAGGGTACCCCCGAGATGCGCCGTCAGGTGCTCGAGGCCGTCATCGTCCGACAGCGGAAGACGATTCGACGACCCGACGGCACGCGCGTGAAGTTCGAAGACAACGCGGCCGTCGTCATCGACGAGATGGAAGAGCCGCGTGGGACCGAGATCAAGGGTCCCATCGCGCGCGAGGTTGCCGAACGCTTCGGGAGCATCGCATCGACAGCGACGATGATCGTCTAA
- the rplX gene encoding 50S ribosomal protein L24 — protein MTKQPRKQRNRTRDAPLHERHKQVRATLSDDLREEYGRRNARVNEGDTVEVLRGDYAGESGEVIAVDLKKAVVHVEDVTVEKADGEEVPRPLDASNVRITTLEFHEDDDRREARLRATEAEEDNE, from the coding sequence ATGACGAAACAACCACGAAAACAGCGAAACCGGACGCGCGACGCGCCGCTCCACGAGCGGCACAAGCAGGTCCGTGCCACGCTTTCGGACGACCTCCGCGAGGAGTACGGTCGGCGCAACGCCCGTGTCAACGAGGGCGACACCGTCGAAGTGCTCCGCGGGGACTACGCCGGCGAGTCCGGCGAGGTCATCGCGGTCGACCTCAAGAAAGCGGTCGTCCACGTCGAGGACGTGACCGTCGAGAAGGCCGACGGCGAGGAAGTGCCGCGGCCGCTCGACGCATCGAACGTCCGCATCACGACACTCGAGTTCCACGAGGACGACGACCGCCGCGAGGCGCGACTCCGCGCGACGGAAGCGGAGGAGGATAACGAATGA
- a CDS encoding 30S ribosomal protein S4e: MTRHQKRLSVPNTWPVERKESTWTVKAGAGPHGEAGVPLLILLRDVLGYVDSKKEARYALNQDSVLVNGVAVSDESRPIGMFDIVAFTQRDEYYRVFPDEGGRLALTPISADAADSRLGKVVRKQQVKGGAFQLTLHDGTNVRVEEGSDYSTNDSVVVDNETKEIVAHFGYEEGALVTAVDGQHAGEIGEVAEITVTPGSGSNTVRVVRDDDSEFETIEQYVVVIDENFTGGSEEGDD; this comes from the coding sequence ATGACGCGACACCAGAAGCGACTCTCGGTCCCGAACACGTGGCCGGTCGAACGGAAAGAATCGACCTGGACCGTCAAGGCCGGCGCCGGCCCGCACGGTGAGGCGGGGGTTCCCCTGCTCATCCTGCTGCGGGACGTCCTCGGCTACGTCGACTCCAAGAAGGAAGCGCGCTACGCGCTCAACCAGGACAGTGTGCTGGTCAACGGCGTCGCGGTGTCGGACGAGTCCCGTCCCATCGGGATGTTCGACATCGTCGCCTTCACCCAGCGCGACGAGTACTACCGGGTCTTCCCCGACGAAGGGGGCCGCCTGGCGCTGACGCCCATCTCTGCCGACGCGGCCGACAGCCGCCTCGGCAAGGTGGTCCGCAAGCAGCAGGTGAAAGGTGGTGCCTTCCAGCTCACGCTCCACGACGGGACGAACGTCCGCGTCGAGGAGGGGAGCGACTACTCGACGAACGACTCCGTCGTCGTCGACAACGAGACGAAGGAGATCGTCGCCCACTTCGGCTACGAGGAGGGCGCGCTCGTCACGGCCGTCGACGGCCAGCACGCCGGCGAGATCGGCGAGGTCGCCGAGATCACGGTCACGCCCGGCAGCGGCTCCAACACCGTCCGCGTCGTGCGCGACGACGACAGCGAGTTCGAGACCATCGAACAGTACGTCGTCGTCATCGACGAGAACTTCACCGGCGGGTCGGAGGAGGGTGACGACTGA
- a CDS encoding 50S ribosomal protein L5, which translates to MSSDSDAGFHEMRQPAVEKVVVHMGVGTGGRELANAEDILGEVAGQEPVRTQSKRASQDFGVRRGEPVGAKVTLRGTVAEEFLETALPLTELSATQFDEYGNFSFGVAEHTEFPSQEYDPNIGIYGLDVTVNLVRPGYRVRKRDKAASSIPSRHKLTPEDAIAFVESEFGVDVEVSEE; encoded by the coding sequence ATGTCGTCTGACTCCGACGCGGGCTTCCACGAGATGCGACAGCCCGCCGTCGAGAAGGTCGTCGTCCACATGGGCGTCGGCACCGGCGGCCGCGAACTCGCGAACGCCGAGGACATCCTCGGCGAGGTCGCGGGCCAAGAGCCGGTCCGGACGCAGTCGAAGCGTGCCAGCCAGGACTTCGGTGTCCGCCGGGGCGAACCCGTCGGCGCGAAGGTCACCCTGCGCGGGACGGTCGCCGAGGAGTTCCTCGAGACGGCGCTGCCGCTGACGGAACTCTCCGCCACGCAGTTCGACGAGTACGGGAACTTCAGCTTCGGCGTCGCCGAGCACACCGAGTTCCCGAGCCAGGAGTACGACCCCAACATCGGGATCTACGGGCTGGACGTGACGGTCAACCTCGTCCGCCCCGGCTACCGCGTGCGCAAGCGCGACAAGGCAGCCAGTTCCATCCCGTCGCGCCACAAGCTCACTCCCGAGGACGCCATCGCGTTCGTCGAGAGCGAGTTCGGCGTCGACGTGGAGGTGAGCGAAGAATGA
- a CDS encoding 30S ribosomal protein S14 gives MSESETETGEHASRRTGIERECRRCERKQGLVGKYDIFLCRQCFREVARNIGFKKYR, from the coding sequence ATGAGCGAAAGTGAGACAGAGACGGGCGAGCACGCCTCGCGACGCACCGGCATCGAGCGCGAGTGCCGTCGCTGCGAACGGAAGCAGGGCCTGGTCGGGAAGTACGACATCTTCCTCTGCCGGCAGTGCTTCCGCGAGGTCGCCCGCAACATCGGATTCAAGAAGTATCGATAA
- a CDS encoding 30S ribosomal protein S8, translated as MADNDPLSNALSGVNNAESVGHLSHTVQPASNVIGSVLEVFYDRGYIDGFEFVDDGKAGNFEVELKGAINKCGAVKPRYTTGADEYEKWEKRYLPARDYGTLIVSTSHGVMSHYEAREEGLGGQVIAYVY; from the coding sequence ATGGCGGACAACGATCCACTCAGCAACGCGCTCTCCGGCGTGAACAACGCCGAGAGCGTGGGCCATCTGAGCCACACGGTACAGCCCGCCTCGAACGTCATCGGCTCCGTCCTCGAGGTCTTCTACGACCGCGGGTACATCGACGGCTTCGAGTTCGTCGACGACGGCAAGGCCGGTAACTTCGAGGTCGAACTGAAAGGCGCGATCAACAAGTGTGGCGCCGTGAAGCCCCGGTACACCACCGGAGCCGACGAGTACGAGAAGTGGGAGAAGCGATACCTCCCGGCCCGCGACTACGGGACACTCATCGTCTCGACGAGTCACGGTGTCATGAGCCACTACGAGGCCCGTGAGGAGGGCCTCGGTGGCCAGGTGATCGCCTACGTCTACTGA
- a CDS encoding 50S ribosomal protein L6 produces the protein MTRIELDIPDDVSAEMDHLTLTVEGPEGSVSRRLWYPDISVSVDDGVVVIESTAEDAKTNATVGTFESHVRNMFHGVTEGWEYKMEVFYAHFPMQVSVDGGHVVIENFLGEKAPRRAQIRGDTDVQVDGEEVTLSGPNKEDVGQTAADIEQLTRVKDKDTRVFQDGVYITEKPTAAGGA, from the coding sequence ATGACGCGAATAGAACTCGACATCCCCGACGACGTCTCCGCCGAGATGGACCACCTCACGCTCACCGTCGAGGGGCCGGAAGGAAGCGTCTCCCGACGCCTCTGGTACCCCGACATCAGCGTCAGCGTGGACGACGGCGTAGTCGTCATCGAATCGACGGCCGAAGACGCAAAGACCAACGCGACCGTGGGCACGTTCGAGAGCCACGTGCGGAACATGTTCCACGGCGTCACCGAGGGGTGGGAGTACAAGATGGAAGTCTTCTACGCTCACTTCCCGATGCAGGTCTCTGTCGACGGTGGCCACGTGGTCATCGAGAACTTCCTCGGCGAGAAGGCCCCGCGCCGCGCGCAGATCCGCGGCGACACCGACGTACAGGTCGACGGCGAGGAAGTCACCCTCTCCGGTCCGAACAAAGAGGACGTCGGCCAGACCGCGGCCGACATCGAGCAGCTCACCCGTGTGAAGGACAAGGACACCCGCGTGTTCCAAGACGGCGTCTACATCACGGAGAAGCCGACGGCGGCAGGAGGTGCCTAG
- a CDS encoding 50S ribosomal protein L32e codes for MSADEEGPIELEDISGVGPSKADALREAGYESVEDVKAASQSELSEVDGIGNALAARIKADVGGLEVSEETEAEVEDETEAEVEAEEAEDVPTKTVPRGHADKTPELDDATERALTQKHREGKPQFNRQDYHMKKRTPTSWRKPRGNLSKQRRGYKGKGDMVEAGFRSPKAARGLHPSGFEEVRVHNTDDLEGVDGDTQAVRIASSVGARKRERIEDECEDREIRVLNPTYIEVEVEGDE; via the coding sequence ATGTCCGCTGACGAAGAAGGACCCATCGAACTCGAAGACATCAGTGGTGTCGGCCCGTCGAAAGCGGACGCGCTCCGCGAGGCCGGCTACGAGTCGGTCGAGGACGTCAAGGCCGCGAGCCAGTCCGAACTCTCGGAGGTCGACGGTATCGGCAACGCGCTCGCCGCGCGTATCAAAGCCGACGTCGGCGGCCTCGAAGTGTCCGAGGAGACCGAGGCAGAGGTCGAAGACGAGACCGAAGCCGAGGTCGAAGCCGAAGAGGCCGAAGACGTCCCGACGAAGACCGTCCCCCGCGGCCACGCGGACAAGACGCCGGAACTGGACGACGCGACCGAGCGGGCGCTCACGCAGAAGCACCGCGAGGGCAAGCCGCAGTTCAACCGGCAGGACTACCACATGAAGAAGCGGACGCCGACGTCGTGGCGGAAGCCACGCGGTAACCTCTCGAAGCAGCGCCGCGGCTACAAAGGCAAAGGCGACATGGTCGAGGCGGGCTTCCGCTCGCCGAAGGCCGCACGCGGACTGCACCCCTCGGGCTTCGAGGAGGTCCGCGTCCACAACACGGACGACCTCGAGGGTGTCGACGGCGACACCCAGGCCGTCCGCATCGCCTCGTCGGTCGGTGCCCGCAAGCGCGAGCGCATCGAAGACGAGTGCGAGGACCGTGAGATTCGCGTCCTCAACCCGACCTACATCGAGGTCGAAGTGGAGGGAGACGAATGA
- a CDS encoding 50S ribosomal protein L19e, protein MTDLKAQRRMAADVLDVGADRVWMDPEEQAEIADAITREDVRDLVDQGTIRVKDAKGNSKGRARERKAKRDYGHRKGAGSRRGKAGARQNKKKAWISRIRAQRKRLRNLRDDGPLSASEYRTLYNKASGGEFDSVDRLESYIETHYGYEVK, encoded by the coding sequence ATGACGGACCTGAAAGCCCAGCGACGGATGGCCGCCGACGTCCTCGACGTCGGTGCCGACCGCGTCTGGATGGACCCCGAGGAACAGGCCGAGATCGCCGACGCCATCACCCGCGAGGACGTCCGCGACCTGGTCGACCAGGGAACCATCCGCGTCAAGGACGCGAAGGGCAACTCGAAGGGACGCGCGCGCGAGCGCAAGGCCAAGCGCGACTACGGCCACCGCAAGGGTGCCGGTTCACGTCGCGGGAAGGCGGGTGCCCGCCAGAACAAGAAGAAGGCATGGATCAGCCGGATTCGCGCACAGCGGAAACGTCTCCGCAACCTGCGCGACGACGGACCGCTGTCGGCCTCCGAATACCGCACGCTCTACAACAAGGCGAGCGGTGGGGAGTTCGACAGCGTCGACCGGCTCGAATCGTACATCGAGACGCATTACGGATACGAGGTGAAATAA
- a CDS encoding 50S ribosomal protein L18, translating to MATGPRYRVPMRRRRESRTDYHQRLRLLKSGKPRLVARVSNKHVRAQLVTPGPQGDETHVSASSEDLADYGWEAPTGNLPSAYLTGYLVGLRAREAGLEEAVLDIGLNTATPGNKVFAVQEGAIDAGLDIPHNESVLADWSRNRGEHIAEYAEQLDEPLYSGEFDATTLPEHFDSVLERLQEDA from the coding sequence ATGGCGACAGGACCACGGTACAGAGTACCGATGCGTCGTCGCCGCGAGTCCCGAACCGACTACCATCAGAGGTTGCGCCTGCTGAAATCAGGTAAGCCGCGGCTTGTCGCTCGCGTGAGCAACAAGCACGTCAGGGCGCAGCTGGTCACCCCGGGACCGCAGGGCGACGAGACACACGTGAGTGCCTCGAGCGAGGACCTCGCCGACTACGGCTGGGAGGCTCCCACGGGGAACCTTCCGAGCGCCTACCTCACGGGCTACCTCGTGGGCCTTCGGGCCCGCGAGGCCGGCCTCGAGGAAGCGGTGCTCGATATCGGCCTGAACACGGCGACGCCTGGCAACAAGGTGTTCGCAGTACAGGAAGGCGCAATCGACGCCGGGCTCGACATCCCGCACAACGAGAGCGTGCTGGCGGACTGGTCGCGTAACCGCGGCGAGCACATCGCCGAGTACGCCGAGCAGCTCGACGAGCCGCTCTACAGCGGGGAGTTCGACGCCACGACACTGCCCGAGCACTTCGACAGCGTGCTCGAGCGACTTCAGGAGGACGCATGA
- a CDS encoding 30S ribosomal protein S5, with protein MSRSNNGWEPRTRLGRMVQDGDITSMDQALESGLPLKEPEIVDQLLPGLDDDVLDINMVQRMTDSGRRVKFRCVVAVGNRDGYLGYAEGRDDQVGGAIQKAIEVAKLNIIKVDRGSGSWEDRAGGTHSLTRKAEGKAGSVTVEIIPAPRGLGLAASETTRSILELAGVQDAWTKSHGNTRTTVNLAKATYNALRNASQSRTPRRARQVQADAEGEVSE; from the coding sequence ATGAGCAGAAGCAACAACGGATGGGAGCCGCGCACGCGGCTCGGCCGTATGGTACAGGACGGCGACATCACATCGATGGACCAGGCCCTCGAGTCGGGCCTCCCCCTCAAGGAGCCCGAAATCGTCGACCAGCTCCTCCCCGGACTGGACGACGACGTGCTCGACATCAACATGGTCCAGCGCATGACCGACTCCGGCCGCCGGGTGAAGTTCCGGTGTGTCGTCGCGGTGGGTAACCGCGACGGCTACCTCGGCTACGCCGAGGGCCGCGACGACCAGGTCGGCGGCGCGATTCAGAAGGCCATCGAGGTCGCCAAGCTGAACATCATCAAGGTCGACCGCGGCTCGGGCTCGTGGGAGGACCGCGCCGGCGGGACCCACTCGCTCACCCGGAAGGCAGAGGGCAAGGCCGGCTCCGTCACCGTCGAGATCATCCCCGCCCCGCGTGGGCTGGGGCTCGCGGCGTCGGAGACGACCCGGAGCATCCTCGAACTCGCCGGCGTGCAGGACGCGTGGACGAAGTCCCACGGCAACACCCGGACCACCGTGAACCTCGCGAAGGCCACCTACAACGCGCTGCGCAACGCGTCGCAGTCGCGCACGCCGCGCCGCGCGCGGCAGGTCCAGGCCGACGCCGAAGGGGAGGTGTCCGAGTGA
- a CDS encoding 50S ribosomal protein L30 — MQAIVQVRGEVDMSSGVRDTMKMLNLHGVNHCTFVPEEDTYRGMITKVNDWVAHGEPSVDVVETLLRKRAEPIEGDADLDEAWLADNTDYDDFASLAAALVDEETTLREQGLSPVLRLHPPRGGHKGLKHAAPEGGQLGKHSTEQIDDLLEAMR, encoded by the coding sequence ATGCAGGCCATCGTCCAGGTCCGCGGCGAGGTCGACATGAGCTCGGGCGTCCGCGACACGATGAAGATGCTCAACCTCCACGGGGTCAACCACTGCACGTTCGTCCCCGAGGAGGACACCTACCGCGGCATGATCACGAAGGTGAACGACTGGGTCGCTCACGGTGAGCCCTCGGTCGACGTCGTCGAGACGCTCCTCAGAAAGCGCGCCGAGCCCATCGAGGGCGACGCCGACCTCGACGAGGCGTGGCTCGCAGACAACACCGACTACGACGACTTCGCCTCGCTCGCGGCGGCGCTCGTCGACGAGGAGACGACGCTGCGTGAGCAGGGTCTCTCTCCCGTGCTTCGGCTTCATCCCCCGCGTGGGGGCCACAAGGGCCTGAAGCACGCCGCCCCCGAGGGTGGTCAGCTCGGTAAGCACTCGACTGAACAGATCGACGACCTCCTGGAGGCCATGCGATGA
- a CDS encoding uL15m family ribosomal protein, with protein MTSKKRRQRGSRTHSGGTHKNRRGAGHRGGRGRAGRAKHEFHNYEPLGKHGFKRPEETTDTVSEVRVQKLDEDAALLAADGVAEADGDAYHIDARDVAEDGYSVDVVKVLGGGQVRNELHVVADAFTSGARELIEEAGGSAELTERAQEAAEAEADAESETENASDDEANGE; from the coding sequence ATGACATCGAAGAAACGACGCCAGCGTGGCTCCCGGACGCACAGTGGCGGCACCCACAAGAACCGGCGTGGCGCCGGTCACCGTGGCGGTCGCGGCCGTGCGGGTCGGGCCAAACACGAGTTCCACAACTACGAACCGCTCGGCAAGCACGGCTTCAAGCGTCCCGAGGAGACGACGGACACCGTCAGCGAGGTTCGCGTCCAGAAGCTCGACGAGGACGCCGCACTCCTCGCTGCGGACGGGGTCGCCGAGGCCGACGGTGACGCGTACCACATCGACGCGCGCGACGTCGCCGAGGACGGCTACTCGGTCGACGTCGTCAAGGTGCTCGGCGGCGGGCAGGTCCGCAACGAACTGCACGTCGTCGCCGACGCCTTCACCAGCGGGGCGCGCGAGCTCATCGAGGAGGCCGGCGGCAGCGCCGAGCTGACAGAGCGCGCACAGGAAGCGGCCGAGGCCGAGGCCGACGCCGAGTCGGAAACCGAAAACGCTTCAGACGACGAGGCGAACGGAGAGTAA
- the secY gene encoding preprotein translocase subunit SecY: MGWKEAAEPVLTRMPSVTRPEGHVPFRRKLGWTAGILVLYFFLTNVTLFGLATGSEDFFGQFRSILAGSQGSILQLGIGPIVTASIVLQLLGGADLLGLDTSDPRDQILYQGLQKLLVVVMIVLTGLPMVFAGNFLPADPAVAQSLGVGSNSVKGLIFAQIAVGGILILFMDEVVSKWGVGSGVGLFIIAGVSQQLVAGLFSWEALGRTSGFFPTWFGIITGSTELPSVLTAEGLQALFLGQGQILALITTLLIFGIVVYAESVRVEIPLSHARVKGARGRFPVKLIYASVLPMILVRALQANVQFLGRILNSQLAAMPAWLGQYNANGQVTGGLFYFLAPIQTRADWMWFLGLTSNEPWEIMIRILVDLTFMIIGGAIFAIFWVETTGMGPEATARQIQNSGMQIPGFRRNPQVIEKVMERYIPQVTVIGGALVGLLAVAANMLGTIGQVSGTGLLLTVSITYKLYEEIAEEQLMEMHPMMRQMFGGGN; this comes from the coding sequence ATGGGATGGAAGGAGGCCGCCGAACCGGTGCTGACGCGGATGCCCTCGGTCACCCGCCCGGAGGGGCACGTGCCCTTCCGCCGCAAGCTCGGGTGGACCGCGGGCATCCTCGTCCTGTATTTCTTCCTGACGAACGTCACCCTGTTCGGGCTCGCGACGGGCTCGGAGGACTTCTTCGGGCAGTTCCGCTCGATCCTGGCGGGGTCACAGGGGTCGATCCTCCAACTGGGGATCGGTCCCATCGTCACGGCGAGCATCGTGCTCCAACTGCTCGGCGGGGCCGACCTGCTCGGCCTCGACACGTCCGACCCCCGCGACCAGATCCTCTACCAGGGGCTGCAGAAGCTCCTGGTCGTGGTGATGATCGTCCTCACGGGGCTGCCGATGGTGTTCGCCGGGAACTTCCTCCCCGCGGACCCGGCGGTCGCGCAGTCGCTCGGCGTCGGTTCCAACAGCGTGAAGGGGCTCATCTTCGCGCAGATCGCCGTCGGCGGCATCCTCATCCTGTTCATGGACGAGGTCGTCTCGAAGTGGGGCGTCGGCTCCGGTGTCGGGCTGTTCATCATCGCCGGCGTCAGCCAGCAGCTCGTCGCCGGGCTGTTCAGCTGGGAGGCGCTCGGCCGGACCTCGGGCTTCTTCCCGACCTGGTTCGGCATCATCACCGGCTCCACTGAACTGCCGTCGGTCCTCACCGCCGAGGGCCTCCAGGCGCTGTTCCTCGGACAAGGGCAGATCCTCGCGCTCATCACGACGCTGCTCATCTTCGGCATCGTCGTGTACGCCGAGTCCGTCCGCGTCGAGATTCCCCTCTCGCACGCCCGCGTGAAGGGTGCCCGCGGTCGGTTCCCGGTGAAGCTCATCTACGCGAGTGTCCTGCCGATGATTCTCGTTCGCGCCCTGCAGGCGAACGTCCAGTTCCTCGGCCGGATTCTCAACTCCCAACTCGCGGCGATGCCGGCGTGGCTCGGTCAGTACAACGCGAACGGACAGGTCACCGGTGGCCTGTTCTACTTCCTCGCGCCCATCCAGACCCGTGCGGACTGGATGTGGTTCCTCGGGCTCACGTCGAACGAGCCGTGGGAGATCATGATCCGGATCCTCGTGGACCTGACGTTCATGATCATCGGCGGTGCCATCTTCGCCATCTTCTGGGTCGAGACGACGGGGATGGGCCCCGAAGCGACGGCCCGGCAGATCCAGAACTCCGGGATGCAAATTCCCGGCTTCCGGCGGAACCCACAGGTCATCGAGAAGGTCATGGAGCGGTACATCCCGCAGGTGACGGTCATCGGCGGGGCGCTCGTCGGCCTGCTCGCCGTCGCGGCGAACATGCTCGGCACCATCGGCCAGGTCTCCGGAACGGGGCTGCTGCTGACGGTCTCCATCACGTACAAACTGTACGAGGAGATCGCCGAAGAGCAGCTGATGGAGATGCACCCGATGATGCGCCAGATGTTCGGCGGCGGTAACTGA